One Littorina saxatilis isolate snail1 linkage group LG12, US_GU_Lsax_2.0, whole genome shotgun sequence genomic region harbors:
- the LOC138982423 gene encoding glycine, alanine and asparagine-rich protein-like, producing the protein MKVLVYLFGFVCVANAGVILSNFDFGDDDDEHKIFITGGGGGGGGGGGSGGGGGSSGGGDLGLTLAGAGADASASAGASAGAGSLGGLDFFLGGGGTGSSAAARAAASASAGASVNNALIAQLLGGGAGAGASASASASALAGAFKELELARASFASAQAQASASASALASAQGAVSEAEAQAVATARAEALSTASSAVATARAQASAQVSTARGAYASAVASAQASVSTMRTSESRFRAMASAFARARALARASVSRVRAQASAFASASASAAASVRAAATSSAKAVATAMASARASARASAQAQVSAIAQASASAQASAQAAASAVASAQARVDALATASASASASASASAGAGVGGLGSTSSLDALLALAGASASASASAGAGAGSGLDLSGLNLGGSAGASAAASAAASAAAGSGIGISGPSIGIGGGIIKRPGYY; encoded by the exons ATGAAGGTCCTCGTCTACTTGTTCGGCTTTGTCTGCGTCGCCAACGCAGGAGTCATCC TATCCAACTTCGACTTcggagatgatgatgacgaaCACAAGATCTTCATCACCGGCGGTGGTgggggcggtggtggtggtggcggcagCGGTGGTGGCGGCGGCAGCAGTGGCGGTGGCGACCTTGGCCTGACTCTAGCTGGTGCCGGAGCTGATGCCTCAGCCAGTGCTGGTGCCTCTGCTGGTGCCGGAAGCCTCGGAGGCCTGGACTTCTTCCTGGGAGGAGGGGGAACTGGGAGTTCCGCTGCTGCCCGGGCTGCTGCCTCTGCTTCCGCTGGGGCGTCTGTGAACAATGCTCTTATCGCTCAGCTTCTG GGTGGTGGTGCAGGAGCAGGTGcctctgcctctgcctctgcctctgccCTGGCCGGTGCCTTCAAGGAACTGGAGTTGGCACGCGCTTCATTTGCCAGTGCGCAGGCCCAGGCTTCAGCTTCCGCTTCCGCTCTGGCCTCGGCCCAGGGAGCGGTGAGCGAGGCGGAGGCCCAGGCTGTGGCTACAGCGCGCGCTGAGGCTCTGTCCACTGCCTCCTCGGCAGTGGCTACCGCCCGCGCCCAGGCCTCCGCCCAGGTGTCCACTGCCCGCGGTGCTTACGCCTCAGCCGTGGCCAGCGCCCAGGCGTCCGTCAGCACCATGCGTACCTCCGAGAGCAGGTTCCGTGCCATGGCCTCCGCTTTCGCCCGCGCCCGTGCCTTGGCTCGTGCTTCTGTCTCCCGTGTTCGTGCCCAAGCTTCTGCCTTCGCTTCTGCCAGCGCCTCTGCTGCTGCCTCCGTTCGCGCTGCTGCGACATCTTCTGCCAAGGCCGTGGCCACCGCCATGGCGTCCGCTCGTGCCTCTGCACGTGCCAGCGCTCAAGCTCAGGTGTCGGCCATCGCTCAGGCCTCCGCTAGCGCCCAGGCTTCGGCCCAGGCCGCCGCTTCTGCCGTGGCCAGCGCTCAGGCCCGTGTTGACGCCCTCGCCACCGCCTCGGCTTCGGCCTCCGCTTCTGCCAGCGCCTCTGCCGGTGCTGGTGTCGGGGGTCTGGGATCAACCAGCAGCCTTGACGCCCTGCTGGCTCTTGCCGGCGCCTCTGCTTCCGCATCAGCCTCTGCCGGCGCTGGTGCGGGATCGGGTCTGGATCTGAGTGGTCTCAATCTGGGCGGCTCTGCTGGTGCTTCGGCCGCCGCCTCTGCTGCCGCCTCCGCTGCTGCTGGCTCTGGTATCGGAATCAGTGGGCCTTCCATTGGGATTGGTGGTGGCATCATCAAGCGGCCTGGCTACTACTGA